One genomic region from Deltaproteobacteria bacterium encodes:
- the prfB gene encoding peptide chain release factor 2 (programmed frameshift), producing MSLELKGEIESLQNRLEQLRGYLDIDKKQERLGEIEAVISKNGFWDAPEKTKEILKERTALSEAVTGWQKLGHELEDAAILLVLALEEDDKTAIGEVSATVEAVRESVDQMALARMLHGKDDENNAIVSINAGAGGTDAQDWAEMLFRMYVRWAERKKYGATIVDFQPGEEAGIKSVTFIANGLYAYGYLKGEVGIHRLVRLSPFDTNRKRHTSFASVSVYPEINEEVVIEIDENDLRVETFRASGAGGQHVNKTSSAVRLIHLPTGIVVQCQQESSQHRNRAIAMKVLRSRLYEREEEKRAAERQADYQKKGDIAWGSQIRSYTLHPYQMVKDHRIGLEVGNVNDVLDGNLDPFIEGVLLATD from the exons ATGTCACTAGAACTAAAGGGCGAAATCGAATCTCTCCAGAACAGACTAGAGCAGCTTAGGGGTTATCTT GACATAGATAAGAAACAAGAACGACTTGGTGAGATTGAAGCTGTCATATCCAAAAACGGGTTTTGGGATGCGCCAGAAAAAACAAAGGAGATTCTGAAGGAGAGAACAGCTTTGTCTGAAGCCGTTACTGGCTGGCAAAAGCTGGGTCATGAACTTGAAGATGCTGCAATTCTTCTGGTCCTGGCATTAGAAGAGGATGACAAAACAGCTATTGGGGAAGTGTCGGCAACGGTTGAGGCTGTGAGAGAGTCTGTTGACCAGATGGCGCTTGCCCGGATGCTCCACGGCAAGGATGATGAGAACAATGCCATTGTTTCCATCAACGCGGGTGCAGGAGGAACCGATGCCCAGGACTGGGCTGAGATGCTTTTTCGCATGTATGTTCGGTGGGCCGAACGGAAGAAATACGGTGCGACAATCGTGGATTTTCAGCCCGGGGAAGAGGCTGGAATCAAGAGCGTGACGTTTATTGCCAACGGCCTCTATGCCTACGGGTATCTCAAAGGCGAGGTTGGAATTCATCGACTGGTGCGCCTCTCTCCCTTTGATACCAACAGAAAAAGACATACGTCATTTGCTTCAGTCTCGGTCTATCCGGAGATCAATGAAGAAGTAGTCATTGAGATAGATGAAAATGATCTGCGCGTTGAGACATTCCGCGCCAGCGGGGCTGGCGGCCAGCATGTTAACAAGACCAGTTCTGCTGTTCGCCTGATCCATCTGCCAACGGGTATTGTGGTGCAGTGCCAGCAGGAATCTTCCCAGCACCGAAACAGAGCAATTGCCATGAAGGTTCTAAGATCCCGGTTGTACGAACGCGAGGAAGAGAAAAGAGCCGCGGAAAGGCAGGCCGACTACCAGAAAAAGGGAGACATTGCCTGGGGCAGCCAGATCAGATCGTATACGCTTCATCCGTACCAGATGGTTAAGGATCATCGCATCGGGCTTGAGGTGGGAAATGTCAACGATGTGTTAGATGGCAACCTGGATCCTTTTATCGAAGGGGTGCTTCTGGCAACGGATTAG
- a CDS encoding ADP-ribosylglycohydrolase family protein, with product MTVLTENPDKDNLLDKFLGSALGTFVGDALGEPVEGWPRSAIYGQFGLLDSMIGGEGRYTDDTQMMIGILETLAEKRGFDPAICARRFRENFDPWRGYGRRIFGVMERIRQGMPWDQVGTDSFGNGAAMRIAPIGCLYYSDLEALRENAILSARITHKHPEGLAGAVAQATAVGLALQCGLSNEPLEPQDFLDRISAQVIDMDKGFAESVDRIKSIAKGPMLEVIEAISGQYRLDLRAIESVPAAIGAFALTDTFREAVVLAVNLGRDTDTLGAMAGAIAGAFYGYGRIPEEWLNSLENGTKGRDYVMKCVRQMIL from the coding sequence ATGACCGTACTAACCGAGAATCCAGACAAAGATAATCTACTGGACAAATTCCTGGGCTCGGCCTTAGGGACCTTTGTTGGGGACGCCCTGGGCGAGCCTGTCGAGGGGTGGCCGCGCAGTGCGATCTATGGTCAATTTGGCCTCCTTGACAGCATGATCGGGGGAGAAGGACGCTACACGGATGATACCCAGATGATGATTGGGATACTGGAAACACTGGCAGAGAAAAGGGGCTTCGATCCCGCGATATGTGCCAGGAGATTTCGAGAAAACTTCGATCCCTGGCGTGGCTATGGCCGACGCATTTTCGGCGTGATGGAAAGAATCAGGCAGGGGATGCCCTGGGACCAGGTGGGCACAGACAGTTTCGGCAATGGCGCTGCCATGAGAATCGCCCCCATTGGTTGTCTTTACTACAGTGACTTGGAGGCCCTTAGAGAAAACGCCATCCTCAGCGCCCGCATCACCCACAAGCACCCGGAGGGACTGGCCGGCGCTGTGGCACAGGCCACGGCCGTGGGGCTTGCCCTTCAATGCGGCCTCTCAAATGAGCCTTTAGAGCCGCAAGACTTCTTGGATAGAATTTCGGCCCAAGTGATTGATATGGACAAGGGGTTTGCTGAATCCGTCGATCGAATCAAATCGATCGCAAAAGGTCCTATGCTTGAGGTGATTGAGGCCATTTCGGGTCAATATCGACTGGATCTTAGGGCTATTGAGTCCGTACCCGCAGCTATCGGGGCCTTTGCTTTGACCGATACCTTTCGGGAAGCGGTCGTCCTTGCCGTAAACCTGGGCAGGGATACGGACACCCTTGGCGCCATGGCAGGCGCTATTGCCGGCGCCTTTTACGGGTACGGCCGGATTCCGGAAGAATGGCTAAACTCCCTTGAAAACGGAACCAAAGGGCGGGATTATGTGATGAAGTGCGTAAGGCAGATGATCTTATAA
- a CDS encoding glycosyltransferase family 9 protein, translating to MPKILVIHQGALGDVVLSFPALSALRQERGAALALLCNNQIGKIAKKLRVVDAHFPLESARFCRLFSYDLGREIKDFINQYDTVFYIGFSKDLESHIKQNHSGQTFRVPPRPPAGHETHVAAHMMTQMQARGLSKSTTDLGLSSLNTSSMFFQKKNLPLEQKNLVIIHPGAGSQRKRWPLENFIEFAYAMREMDFAKVVFLIGPSEFDLFYVIKSRAQGQFEVRGVEDLSTVLSLTKACKCFIGNDSGLAHLAAFVGVPTVALFGPSNPKRWAPVGHATKVLRGETACSPCFEVAKTNCETPQCLEGVSVEMVVDAVREFGLI from the coding sequence TTGCCGAAGATACTTGTAATCCATCAAGGGGCGCTTGGAGACGTGGTCCTGAGCTTTCCTGCCCTTTCAGCCTTGAGACAAGAAAGGGGGGCGGCTTTGGCCCTTCTGTGCAACAATCAGATTGGCAAAATTGCCAAAAAGCTAAGAGTCGTGGACGCCCATTTCCCACTTGAAAGCGCCCGTTTCTGTCGGTTGTTTTCGTACGACTTGGGTCGTGAAATCAAAGATTTCATCAATCAATATGATACTGTTTTCTACATTGGTTTCTCAAAGGATCTGGAAAGTCACATCAAGCAGAATCATAGCGGGCAAACCTTTAGGGTGCCCCCTCGCCCCCCGGCAGGACACGAGACACATGTGGCCGCCCACATGATGACCCAAATGCAGGCCAGAGGGCTGTCGAAAAGCACTACAGATTTGGGACTATCCTCTTTGAACACGTCCTCAATGTTTTTCCAGAAGAAAAATCTGCCTCTGGAGCAAAAGAATCTGGTGATCATACATCCCGGCGCAGGGAGTCAAAGAAAACGCTGGCCTCTGGAGAACTTCATTGAATTTGCCTATGCTATGAGAGAGATGGATTTTGCAAAAGTGGTTTTTCTTATAGGTCCGTCAGAATTTGACCTTTTCTATGTTATTAAAAGCCGGGCACAAGGGCAATTTGAGGTACGTGGAGTCGAAGATCTCTCTACGGTGCTCTCTCTCACCAAGGCATGCAAGTGTTTCATCGGCAATGATTCAGGCCTGGCCCACCTTGCCGCTTTTGTGGGTGTTCCCACGGTGGCCCTTTTCGGTCCTTCCAACCCCAAGCGATGGGCGCCAGTGGGTCACGCCACAAAGGTTCTCAGGGGTGAAACAGCCTGTTCTCCCTGTTTTGAGGTAGCAAAGACAAACTGCGAAACCCCCCAATGTCTGGAGGGGGTGTCAGTGGAAATGGTAGTCGATGCTGTCAGAGAATTCGGGCTCATTTGA
- a CDS encoding response regulator, which yields MAKILIVDDEKSIRALCAEELGEEGYEVITTGEGKEVLALIASARPSAVVLDIRMEDCDGLDLLQELRNTYPDLPIILNTAYDSYREDVKSVAADYYVVKSYDLSELKAKLSAIIKKEDRL from the coding sequence ATGGCCAAGATACTAATTGTTGATGACGAAAAAAGCATTAGGGCACTGTGTGCCGAGGAATTGGGCGAGGAAGGCTACGAGGTCATCACAACTGGTGAGGGCAAGGAAGTATTGGCACTCATTGCTTCCGCCCGCCCGTCTGCAGTAGTGCTGGATATCCGGATGGAAGATTGTGACGGACTGGATCTGCTTCAGGAACTGCGAAATACCTACCCGGATTTGCCGATTATTCTCAATACAGCCTACGATTCCTATAGAGAAGACGTCAAATCCGTGGCCGCTGACTATTACGTAGTCAAGTCATATGACCTCTCTGAACTGAAGGCCAAGCTTTCTGCCATTATCAAGAAAGAGGACCGCTTATGA
- the lnt gene encoding apolipoprotein N-acyltransferase, protein MTTLLRRKRIFGVSVFDAMLAATSGLLLTASFPKIDWGFLAWIAFVPLLCAIKTKSPRESFKLGFFTGLAHYVTLLYWIAGVMETYGRLPVVVCWSILLLLAMYLSLYPAVFALFASQLRGRSPKYLWTAPFLWAGLEYVRGFVLSGFPWENLGYSQYNWLQLIQISDILGVYGLSALIVAVNTALFELGNAISHKGTISWKPVLAVSVVMTGFISYGHWRIPEVERLAGAAPKRAVALVQGNIDQSKKWVESFQGETLKRYERLSLGVLESNPDLVVWPETALPFYFLYDETLTNQVVELVRTSKVCFVLGSPSFRTEGQGVCYHNSAYLLGPTGDVLGKYDKVHLVPYGEYVPLKRFFPFLGKIVEAVGNFEPGKEGQVLSLNGQKLGVLICFEVIFAELSRTMVRNGAQLLINITNDAWFGTSSAPYQHLSMIVFRAVETRRAVGRAANTGISAFIDPVGRVLDQTPLFEEAARTRLLPMMDEKTVYVRYGSFFAIGCVLVGLAAWMGILIQKPQNRIS, encoded by the coding sequence ATGACAACTTTGCTCAGAAGAAAACGAATTTTTGGCGTCTCTGTGTTCGATGCCATGCTGGCAGCAACTTCAGGGCTGCTTCTCACTGCCTCGTTTCCGAAGATCGATTGGGGATTTCTGGCGTGGATCGCCTTTGTCCCCCTATTATGTGCAATCAAAACGAAGTCTCCCCGCGAGAGCTTCAAGCTGGGATTTTTTACGGGTCTGGCTCACTATGTGACCCTCCTGTACTGGATTGCAGGGGTCATGGAAACCTATGGCCGGTTGCCTGTTGTGGTGTGCTGGAGCATACTGCTCTTACTTGCCATGTACCTGAGTCTCTATCCTGCAGTCTTTGCTTTGTTTGCCAGTCAACTGAGAGGCCGTTCGCCAAAGTATCTGTGGACGGCCCCCTTCTTGTGGGCAGGGCTTGAATATGTCAGGGGCTTCGTTCTGTCAGGCTTTCCATGGGAAAACCTGGGGTACTCGCAATACAACTGGTTGCAACTCATCCAGATTTCGGATATATTAGGTGTATACGGATTGTCAGCCCTAATCGTGGCCGTCAATACCGCGCTCTTTGAATTAGGCAATGCAATCAGTCACAAAGGAACCATTTCGTGGAAGCCGGTGTTAGCCGTAAGCGTCGTAATGACCGGTTTCATTTCTTACGGCCATTGGCGTATTCCGGAAGTCGAAAGGCTTGCCGGAGCAGCGCCCAAACGAGCTGTGGCCCTGGTTCAGGGCAACATTGACCAGTCTAAGAAATGGGTCGAGTCGTTTCAAGGTGAAACCCTGAAGCGCTACGAGAGGCTATCTCTTGGAGTATTGGAAAGCAATCCAGATTTAGTGGTTTGGCCGGAAACTGCTCTTCCATTTTACTTCTTGTACGACGAGACTCTTACGAATCAGGTCGTGGAGTTGGTTCGTACCTCAAAAGTCTGTTTTGTTCTGGGCAGCCCTTCTTTTCGCACAGAGGGGCAAGGGGTTTGCTATCATAACAGCGCCTACTTGCTTGGTCCGACTGGCGACGTCTTGGGCAAATATGACAAGGTGCACCTGGTGCCCTATGGGGAATACGTGCCACTGAAAAGGTTTTTCCCGTTCCTGGGAAAGATCGTGGAAGCTGTCGGGAATTTTGAACCGGGCAAGGAGGGTCAGGTGCTTTCCTTAAATGGTCAAAAACTGGGCGTATTGATCTGCTTTGAGGTCATTTTTGCCGAACTTTCCCGGACAATGGTGCGAAACGGCGCTCAACTTCTGATCAACATCACAAACGATGCCTGGTTTGGCACGTCAAGCGCTCCTTACCAGCACCTTTCCATGATCGTGTTTCGGGCAGTTGAAACCCGTCGAGCTGTCGGCAGGGCAGCCAATACAGGGATCAGCGCCTTCATCGATCCGGTAGGTAGGGTTCTTGATCAAACGCCGTTGTTCGAAGAGGCCGCTCGAACACGCTTACTGCCGATGATGGACGAAAAGACCGTGTATGTGCGTTATGGCAGTTTTTTTGCGATAGGCTGTGTTTTGGTCGGTCTGGCAGCCTGGATGGGAATTCTCATTCAGAAGCCGCAAAACCGCATTTCATAA